The stretch of DNA AATGTATTTGTCATACAATCCCAGAAAATACTGGTAATTGGCCGGCTCGTAAAACAAATCGCGGTTACCAACAGCATGATTGTATATGTGATAATAATTACCGTATTCCAGGGGTTCCATCAGATATTTTTATTGTCATTTTTACTTTATTGCACCAAATCCAATTCCGGTTGAATTTCCCAATCCGACATTCCATGCAAAAAGTTTTGTCTCTGCATTCCCTTCAATGATCGCCGGGCACCAACTTGCTCTGTTTTCAATGCCGTTGTAGGTAACCTTTTTTGTGCCTGCTTTTGCATAGGAGCTCTCAAAACGTATATTGAAAGTTTCGTCTTTTATACCTGCAATCTGCATTTTTGTTTCCATTGTTTCTTTAAGGAAGCTATTAGCTCTGGAATCTGTATACAGGATATGCTCAACATTGCCTTTAAATTGCCTCTTGATAAACACCGGACTTGCAACATAAAAAAGTGTTCTGTCTGAAAGATCAGGGTTTTGTTGAATGATTATTTCAGATACCTGGAGGTGATTAAACATTGTAGGTGAAGATTGTATACCGGTAATCATTCGCTTTATCAGTTCATCACTGTGTGAACTAAAGAAAAAGGATGAATCGTTTTCAAACTTTAACCCTGCTTTAACAGCTTTAGCGCCTTCAAGCCTTGAGAATGAGTATAATGATATCTCTCCATGCTCATTGTTCCAGCCAAGCCATTTATGAATACATCCTGTGAGCAAGGCCTGATGATCAAATGGTATGGTGCTTTTTTCTGTTTTGATTTTAATATGAAGTCTCATTTTATGATAAATTAAGTTCTCTTCTTTCCTTCCCTTATCCTTACCACAACGCCTATTTGTTTTTCGGGGTAGGTTTCGGGTGATATGCGGTTGATTCTTACTTCAAATAGCTCCGTATGTCCCAGGTTCAGAAACTGACTGATGTGCTTGTTCTCTTCGCGCGGGATGTATCCCAGTTTCCTGTCTTTGTAATAAAGCGCAACTGCATACGGGTCAAACTGATTGTCGGGTTCGGCTGTCATCTTCAGGCTGATGCCTATTTTTAATTCCTCAAAAACTTCTACGCCATCGTAATAGGTGAAGCCTGCCAGATTAAAATGTGCATAATGTTTGTCAATCATTTTGTATCCTGTTTTATGGTTAAACTTCTGTTCTCTTCATTTCAGCATACAAAAAAACATCCTGTTTGTGACAACTTTTGTCATAGTTGAAAAAAGTGAATTTTTATTTTTTAATTCTGCTATGTTGGTTTTAATTGTTTAAAGTGACAGGCAGCATACATTGATAGTAAACCGTTACTGCTTTAGATTAGTGGCTTTTGAGTGAAGACAGCTCCGCTTAATTAATTTATTTACATGGTTTTAATTTCAGCAGTATCGGTTTGGAATGAGGGTTCTTTGGCTTTGCAGGTATCCATCCGTTTGTTGATAAAGTCTATAAAGTCCTCCGATTCAATTATCTCAATTTCATTCAGCAATCCCATTACAAATCGTCCCACCCCTTCATAGCTGCACACATCGGTTTCGAGTATCCATTCATTGTCGTTTACCATATTCAGGTCTTTTTCCGAAAGCGGATATTCTTCCATCAGCAGGCGGGCGGCCCGTAATCCAAGTTTTAGTTTGACAGGCAGCAGCTGATAGCTGCTGATTCTGAAAATATCTATATGTCCGGCTTGATGATGTTCTTCGCATTCCCAGTCATGGTTGGTTATTTCCACATCGCTGATGCGCGAGAGCTTAAACAGTTTGTTTTTGCCGCTTTCAGGCTCGTACGCCCATATTTGTATATAGTTGGTGGTAAAGCCAAAAGGTTCAACAAAGCGGTCGCTCACCATTTTACTGTTGGCTGAGCTGTAATTTTTCAGCACCACTTTCTTTTTCTGTTCTATGGCTTCACCCAGGCGATCCACAATTTGCGCGTTTTTCCCCTTTACCACCGTTTCAGCCAGTATT from Lentimicrobiaceae bacterium encodes:
- the cas6 gene encoding CRISPR-associated endoribonuclease Cas6; amino-acid sequence: MRLHIKIKTEKSTIPFDHQALLTGCIHKWLGWNNEHGEISLYSFSRLEGAKAVKAGLKFENDSSFFFSSHSDELIKRMITGIQSSPTMFNHLQVSEIIIQQNPDLSDRTLFYVASPVFIKRQFKGNVEHILYTDSRANSFLKETMETKMQIAGIKDETFNIRFESSYAKAGTKKVTYNGIENRASWCPAIIEGNAETKLFAWNVGLGNSTGIGFGAIK
- a CDS encoding HIRAN domain-containing protein — its product is MIDKHYAHFNLAGFTYYDGVEVFEELKIGISLKMTAEPDNQFDPYAVALYYKDRKLGYIPREENKHISQFLNLGHTELFEVRINRISPETYPEKQIGVVVRIREGKKRT
- a CDS encoding WYL domain-containing protein, which translates into the protein MDQPKIERLLRLMLMLTGNRRYTVQDIAGKLNMTTRSVYRYIDTFRAAGFVMKREGNIHRIDKSSKYFKDISSLIHFTEEEAWILKSAIENIDENNLIKQNLKKKLYTVYNYKILAETVVKGKNAQIVDRLGEAIEQKKKVVLKNYSSANSKMVSDRFVEPFGFTTNYIQIWAYEPESGKNKLFKLSRISDVEITNHDWECEEHHQAGHIDIFRISSYQLLPVKLKLGLRAARLLMEEYPLSEKDLNMVNDNEWILETDVCSYEGVGRFVMGLLNEIEIIESEDFIDFINKRMDTCKAKEPSFQTDTAEIKTM